From the genome of Spinacia oleracea cultivar Varoflay chromosome 2, BTI_SOV_V1, whole genome shotgun sequence, one region includes:
- the LOC110787126 gene encoding uncharacterized protein → MELKYSMIFSILIFHLLLSPYTLSGGKEISKLNDEDVYEIDYRGPETHSHLPPPKRLKRNPYIHHKVVTKSKQRAANIITKMGK, encoded by the exons ATGGAGCTCAAGTACTCTATGATATTCTCTATTTTGATATTCCACCTCTTGCTATCGCCTTACACCCTTTCAG GGGGAAAAGAAATTTCTAAATTGAACGATGAAGATGTATATGAGATTGATTATAGAGGTCCGGAGACACATTCTCACCTTCCACCTCCAAAGCGATTGAAAAGAAATCCTTACATACATCACAAAGTTGTGACAAAATCTAAGCAACGAGCTGCCAACATTATTACGAAAATG GGAAAGTAA
- the LOC110787116 gene encoding peroxidase 21, with product MSFYTFYYCFFLLLLLQHQFYHGTSELEVKYYSATCPNAEAIIKEEVTKLYHEHGNTAVSWIRNLFHDCMVKSCDASILLDEDPAAGVESEKSSTRNFGMRNFKYINTIKEALENECPTTVSCADIVALSARDAVQLLGGPEIEMRTGRKDSRESYAAVVEEFVPNHNDSISLVLSRFQAIGVDVEGTVALLGAHSVGRVHCVNIVNRLYPSVDPTLDPDYAEYLKRRCPTPDPDPKAVEYARNDLETPMVLDNMFYKHLLNHQGLLLVDQQLASDPSTLPYVENMAADNTYFHHQFARAMIIMSENNPLMGELGEIRKDCGRLNDH from the exons ATGTCTTTCTACACATTCTACTACTGCTTTTTTCTCTTGTTGCTACTACAACATCAATTCTATCATG GAACAAGTGAGTTAGAAGTGAAGTATTACTCAGCAACATGCCCAAACGCTGAAGCTATAATAAAGGAAGAAGTGACAAAACTATATCATGAGCATGGAAATACAGCCGTTTCATGGATTAGAAACCTGTTCCATGATTGCATGGTTAAG TCATGCGATGCATCAATATTATTGGACGAGGATCCAGCCGCCGGTGTAGAGTCTGAAAAATCATCCACCAGGAATTTTGGGATGAGAAACTTCAAGTATATAAACACAATTAAGGAAGCTCTTGAGAATGAATGTCCAACAACAGTTTCTTGTGCCGATATTGTGGCTCTATCTGCTCGAGATGCTGTTCAACTG TTAGGAGGGCCAGAAATAGAAATGAGGACAGGACGAAAGGATAGCCGGGAGAGTTACGCAGCAGTGGTTGAAGAATTCGTTCCTAATCACAATGATTCAATCTCCCTCGTTTTATCCCGTTTTCAAGCAATTGGCGTCGACGTCGAAGGCACCGTTGCTCTTTTAG GAGCTCATTCTGTTGGAAGAGTTCATTGTGTAAACATCGTAAATCGACTCTACCCATCTGTGGATCCAACTCTAGACCCGGATTATGCTGAGTATCTGAAGAGAAGATGTCCAACACCAGACCCGGATCCAAAAGCAGTGGAATATGCAAGGAATGACTTAGAAACACCAATGGTGTTAGACAATATGTTCTACAAGCACTTGTTGAACCACCAGGGGCTACTACTTGTTGACCAACAACTTGCCTCGGACCCGTCTACTTTACCATATGTTGAAAACATGGCAGCTGATAATACATATTTTCATCACCAGTTTGCTAGAGCTATGATTATAATGTCTGAAAACAATCCTCTTATGGGAGAACTAGGCGAGATTCGTAAGGATTGCGGCCGTTTGAATGATCACTAG
- the LOC110787127 gene encoding uncharacterized protein, protein MGESYSSQVLAAMDRLWFHHIILSSETTSVLSSKAALQTVMSSSSESLQWEGDYASTNSSTTTISQNDLNNEVEEGYENRVGRKRLARTKLKCNKSRSQSSSPSIQRARKSLNNDSMKESHKLQKFSSCSTLHDLELEELKGFMDLGFQFEKDQLSPRTMSVVPGLQRLGEHVVTTNRTNGCDDIEGQREEKKVGVLKPYLSEAWMVKRPDSPLLRLKMARVSRAEEMKECLKLWARTVASSVHSD, encoded by the exons ATGGGAGAAAGCTACTCGTCTCAAGTTTTGGCCGCCATGGACCGCCTTTGGTTCCACCATATCATTTTATCCTCCGAAACTACTTCAGTACTTAGCTCTAAGGCTGCCTTACAAACGGTTATGAGTTCGTCATCTGAGTCTTTACAATGGGAGGGAGATTATGCATCAACAAACTCTTCCACCACCACAATCTCTCAG AATGATTTGAACAATGAAGTAGAAGAGGGATATGAAAATCGTGTAGGGAGGAAAAGATTAGCAAGGACAAAATTGAAATGCAATAAAAGTCGGTCACAATCTTCCTCTCCATCGATTCAAAGAGCACGAAAGAGTTTAAATAATGATTCAATGAAAGAAAGCCATAAATTGCAAAAATTCTCAAGTTGTAGTACATTGCATGATCTTGAGCTAGAAGAGCTTAAAGGGTTCATGGATTTGGGATTCCAATTTGAAAAGGATCAACTTAGCCCTAGAACTATGAGTGTAGTTCCGGGATTACAAAGACTAGGAGAGCACGTTGTTACTACAAATAGAACAAATGGTTGTGATGATATTGAAGGTCAAAGAGAAGAGAAAAAGGTGGGAGTTTTGAAGCCGTATTTGTCTGAAGCATGGATGGTAAAGAGACCGGACTCACCGTTGCTTAGGTTGAAGATGGCAAGGGTTTCTAGAGCTGAAGAAATGAAGGAATGCCTTAAGCTTTGGGCTAGAACTGTTGCATCTTCTGTGCATTCTGATTAG